One part of the Amphiura filiformis chromosome 5, Afil_fr2py, whole genome shotgun sequence genome encodes these proteins:
- the LOC140153727 gene encoding small ribosomal subunit protein uS12m-like, with protein sequence MLRSLCTRIRPLQVAATSSQCQLLSGNSKGFLPLLNIFTKSWNTWLQPTCSQSIVPTRCSSIDQLHRNGPHKKKVRDTKKHMQGKPQIKGIVLKVVTRKPKKPNSANRRCVRLRLTDGREVTAFVPGEGHNLQEHNVVLVEGGRTQDLIGVKHTVIRGKYDCAHVVKKKR encoded by the exons ATGTTAAGGTCACTTTGCACAAGGATAAGACCACTACAAGTTGCAGCTACTTCATCACAATGTCAGTTACTCAGTGGGAATAGTAAAG GATTCTTACCATTGCTAAACATATTTACAAAATCGTGGAACACATGGCTACAACCAACCTGTTCACAATCAATCGTACCTACACGTTGTAGTTCAATCGATCAACTTCACAGAAATGGACCGCATAAGAAGAAAGTACGAGACACAAAGAAACACATGCAAGGAAAGCCTCAAATCAAAGGCATAGTACTCAAGGTGGTCACCAGGAAACCTAAGAAACCCAATTCAGCCAACAGGCGATGTGTCCGGCTACGTCTGACCGATGGTAGGGAAGTGACCGCTTTTGTGCCCGGAGAGGGACATAACTTACAGGAACATAATGTGGTGCTTGTTGAAGGAGGAAGAACACAGGACTTAATTGGTGTCAAGCATACTGTTATCAGAGGGAAATATGATTGCGCCCATGTAGTTAAGAAGAAGAGATGA